The following coding sequences lie in one Deltaproteobacteria bacterium genomic window:
- a CDS encoding polymer-forming cytoskeletal protein: MFARRRKPPAPEMKALAEPMPAAPPEPEAAPEPVPEPCANVISDDARINGSILAVRDLEIAGIVRGDIECHGRVEIREGGEVHGHVIARELVIAGLVEGDVDVAGRLGIASTGRLHGDASARTVAIDEGAEVTGSCSMGLRAAAGRSAEPEALFLRKIMDDDDDPVMIGRTAIGA, translated from the coding sequence ATGTTCGCCAGACGCCGCAAGCCACCCGCCCCCGAGATGAAGGCCCTGGCCGAGCCGATGCCGGCGGCGCCGCCCGAGCCCGAGGCGGCGCCCGAGCCTGTGCCGGAGCCCTGCGCCAACGTCATCAGCGACGACGCGCGCATCAACGGCTCGATCCTCGCGGTGCGCGACCTCGAGATCGCGGGCATCGTGCGCGGCGACATCGAGTGCCACGGTCGGGTGGAGATCCGCGAGGGCGGCGAGGTCCACGGCCACGTCATCGCGCGAGAGCTCGTGATCGCAGGCCTCGTCGAGGGCGATGTCGACGTCGCGGGACGCCTCGGCATCGCCAGCACGGGCCGCCTGCACGGCGACGCATCCGCCCGCACGGTCGCGATCGACGAGGGCGCCGAGGTCACGGGCTCGTGCTCGATGGGGCTCCGCGCTGCGGCGGGGCGGAGCGCCGAGCCGGAGGCGCTGTTCCTACGCAAGATCATGGACGACGACGATGACCCCGTGATGATCGGACGCACCGCGATCGGTGCCTAG
- a CDS encoding insulinase family protein, translating to MRVTISIPLALLLFGCVKHAEVGTTTPDGQTVTTSDGKPVAHDDSPALPTDPDLVTGELANGLRYYIRKHGKPEKRVYLWLAVNAGSVLEDDDQKGLAHFVEHMAFNGTKRFEKNTLIDFLEKAGMDFGADLNAFTSFDETVYQLKVPTDDPKLVAKGLDILEDWSSALSFDAKEVDKERGVVIEEWRLGRGAGQRIFDKQWPVYLEGSKYADRKPIGEKEILEKAPVATLQRFYKDWYRPDLMAVVVVGDVDPAAMKKEIESRFGKLTNPSKERPRPAVAVPLLDKTRAAVITDPEANFTTVTLAFKGKLTPYDTEKDYRAHLVDDLFHGMLRARLDEIRQRADAPFVFAFSNTSSMGRAVDTFNLTAGAKAGHVEDALQTLVVEVERVKQHGFLASEFERERARTLRRLERNVTEKDTVDGRSYAFETVFHFLENEAMPSRTKQYELAKAMVPGITLAEVNERAAYWTAQKDRVLMASGAARDKMPTDKELLAVADAVVGKKVAAYEDRATGELMKTKPTPGTITKTETIAEIGVTVWTLGNGAKVVVKPTDFKKDEVLFEAMSPGGTSLVSNKQYDSATNAAAIVSRSGLGELDNVTIRNLLAGKVVNVNPFIGELEEGMRGNASPQDLETLLQLVHLTATAPRKDPDAFTSWKASTAEFVKNRDLNPMQVFFEQFTAFRWNNHPRHMPTTLESLDRVDHDAALEIYKSRFADLGDFTFLFTGNVDPATLEPLVKTYLASLPTKKRKERWKDVGARHPSGVKKFEIDKGVDPKSFVMLEYHGATRWTPDAEDDIEILADVLDIRLREVLREDMSGVYGAFSNGRINRRPKPEYSYNIGFGCAPENAGKLQQAVFDIVASLKKDGIGEDYLEKIREKRRRTLETSLRENRFWSAQLSEHFRYGTDPRKINELEKSIARVTSENVQKAAKKYLDDRSHFEGLLMPEGQGTGGAKPGKAAVAGDKAVTTKPAATPAKADKPAG from the coding sequence ATGCGTGTCACGATCTCGATTCCCCTCGCGTTGTTGTTGTTCGGTTGTGTGAAGCATGCCGAGGTCGGCACCACCACACCGGATGGGCAGACCGTCACGACCTCGGACGGCAAGCCGGTCGCGCACGACGACTCACCGGCCCTGCCGACCGACCCCGACCTCGTGACCGGCGAGCTCGCCAACGGCCTGCGCTACTACATCCGCAAGCACGGCAAGCCCGAGAAGCGGGTCTATCTGTGGCTGGCGGTCAACGCCGGCAGCGTGCTCGAAGACGACGACCAGAAGGGCCTCGCGCACTTCGTCGAGCACATGGCCTTCAACGGCACCAAGCGCTTCGAGAAGAACACGCTGATCGACTTCCTCGAGAAGGCCGGCATGGACTTCGGCGCCGACTTGAACGCCTTCACGTCGTTCGACGAGACCGTGTACCAGCTCAAGGTCCCGACCGACGATCCCAAGCTCGTGGCCAAGGGCCTCGACATCCTCGAGGACTGGTCGAGCGCGCTGTCGTTCGACGCCAAGGAGGTCGACAAGGAGCGCGGCGTGGTCATCGAGGAGTGGCGACTGGGCCGCGGCGCCGGCCAGCGCATCTTCGACAAGCAGTGGCCGGTCTACCTCGAGGGCAGCAAGTACGCCGATCGCAAGCCCATCGGTGAGAAGGAGATCCTCGAGAAGGCGCCGGTGGCCACGCTGCAGCGCTTCTACAAGGACTGGTACCGCCCGGATCTCATGGCGGTCGTGGTGGTCGGCGACGTCGACCCCGCCGCGATGAAGAAGGAAATCGAGTCGCGCTTCGGCAAGCTCACCAACCCCAGCAAGGAGCGCCCGCGCCCGGCGGTGGCGGTGCCGTTGCTCGACAAGACCCGCGCGGCGGTGATCACCGACCCGGAGGCGAACTTCACCACCGTGACGCTCGCGTTCAAGGGCAAGCTGACGCCCTACGACACCGAGAAGGACTACCGCGCGCACCTCGTCGACGACCTGTTCCACGGCATGCTGCGGGCGCGCCTCGACGAGATCCGCCAGCGCGCCGACGCGCCGTTCGTGTTCGCGTTCTCGAACACCAGCTCGATGGGCCGTGCGGTCGACACCTTCAACCTCACCGCCGGGGCCAAGGCCGGCCACGTCGAGGACGCGCTGCAGACCCTCGTGGTCGAGGTCGAGCGCGTGAAGCAGCACGGCTTCCTCGCCAGCGAGTTCGAGCGCGAGCGCGCCCGCACGCTGCGTCGACTCGAGCGCAACGTGACCGAGAAGGACACCGTCGACGGCCGCTCGTATGCGTTCGAGACCGTGTTCCACTTCCTCGAGAACGAGGCCATGCCGAGCCGCACCAAGCAGTACGAGCTCGCCAAGGCGATGGTGCCGGGTATCACGCTCGCCGAGGTCAACGAGCGCGCCGCCTACTGGACCGCGCAGAAGGATCGCGTGCTGATGGCCAGCGGTGCCGCGCGCGACAAGATGCCGACCGACAAGGAGCTACTCGCGGTCGCCGATGCGGTCGTGGGCAAGAAGGTCGCTGCCTACGAGGACCGGGCAACGGGCGAGCTGATGAAGACCAAGCCCACGCCGGGCACCATCACCAAGACCGAGACCATCGCGGAGATCGGCGTCACGGTGTGGACGCTCGGCAACGGCGCAAAGGTGGTCGTGAAGCCGACCGACTTCAAGAAGGACGAGGTGTTGTTCGAGGCCATGAGCCCCGGTGGCACCTCGCTGGTGAGCAACAAGCAGTACGACTCGGCCACCAACGCGGCCGCGATCGTCTCGCGCTCTGGGCTCGGCGAGCTCGACAACGTCACGATCCGCAACCTGCTGGCAGGCAAGGTCGTGAACGTGAACCCCTTCATCGGCGAGCTCGAGGAGGGCATGCGTGGCAACGCATCGCCGCAGGATCTCGAGACCCTGCTGCAGCTGGTCCACCTCACGGCCACCGCGCCGCGCAAGGACCCGGATGCGTTCACCTCGTGGAAGGCCAGCACCGCGGAGTTCGTGAAGAACCGCGACCTGAACCCCATGCAGGTGTTCTTCGAGCAGTTCACGGCGTTCCGCTGGAACAACCACCCGCGGCACATGCCGACCACGCTCGAGTCGCTCGATCGCGTCGACCACGACGCGGCCCTCGAGATCTACAAGAGCCGCTTCGCCGACCTCGGTGACTTCACGTTCCTGTTCACCGGCAACGTCGACCCGGCCACGCTCGAGCCGCTGGTGAAGACCTACCTCGCGAGCCTGCCGACCAAGAAGCGCAAGGAGAGGTGGAAGGACGTCGGTGCACGCCACCCGAGCGGCGTGAAGAAGTTCGAGATCGACAAGGGCGTCGATCCCAAGAGCTTCGTGATGCTCGAGTACCACGGCGCCACCCGCTGGACGCCCGACGCCGAGGACGACATCGAGATCCTCGCCGACGTGCTCGACATCCGCCTGCGCGAGGTCCTGCGCGAGGACATGTCGGGGGTCTACGGTGCGTTCAGCAACGGCCGCATCAACCGGCGTCCGAAGCCGGAGTACTCGTACAACATCGGCTTCGGCTGCGCGCCGGAGAACGCCGGCAAGCTGCAGCAGGCGGTGTTCGACATCGTCGCCTCGCTGAAGAAGGACGGCATCGGCGAGGACTACCTCGAGAAGATCCGCGAGAAGCGACGCCGCACGCTCGAGACCTCTCTGCGCGAGAACCGATTCTGGTCGGCGCAGCTGTCCGAGCACTTCCGCTACGGCACCGACCCGCGCAAGATCAACGAGCTCGAGAAGAGCATCGCGCGCGTGACCAGCGAGAACGTGCAGAAGGCCGCGAAGAAGTACCTCGACGACCGCTCGCACTTCGAAGGCCTGCTCATGCCCGAGGGCCAGGGCACCGGCGGTGCGAAGCCGGGCAAGGCCGCGGTGGCGGGCGACAAGGCGGTCACCACCAAGCCCGCCGCGACCCCAGCGAAGGCCGACAAGCCCGCCGGCTGA
- a CDS encoding cytochrome P450, with protein sequence MQVTVASTQREPPRMNRRHPLGVWSQLREDPLRFLTDAGHRHGDVVAFRVGPVQAMLLRHPDAIKHVLVDNNHNYDKRTRGYDVLRQFLGNGLLTSDGDFWRRQRRIAQPAFHRRRIAGFAETMITDTLEMLEHWQDAATLGRSIDMAHEMMALTLRIVGKTLLSTDVADRADQVGNAVTVLNEWADRALDSLLPIGFPTLATMRARESSRRLDRVINDIIARRRAGEQAEDLLGMLMEARDAETGEGMTDRQLRDEVTTMFLAGHETTANALAWTFYVLSTHPEVERRVRTELDEVLGGRPPTLDDLPSLPFLLQVLKESMRLYPPAWIIDRHAIGEDEVLGYRVRKDTLVLISPYVTHRHPAFWPNPEGFDPERFTAEREEARPRYAYFPFGGGPRQCIGNGFAMMEAQLIVACVLQRFRPWLVPGHPVRPEPLITLRPRFGLRMGLQAVRGRAPTGDR encoded by the coding sequence ATGCAGGTCACCGTCGCCAGCACGCAGCGCGAGCCCCCCCGAATGAACCGTCGACATCCGCTCGGGGTCTGGTCGCAGCTGCGCGAGGATCCGCTGCGGTTCCTGACCGACGCCGGCCATCGTCACGGTGACGTCGTGGCGTTCCGCGTGGGTCCGGTGCAGGCGATGTTGTTGCGTCACCCCGACGCGATCAAGCACGTGTTGGTCGACAACAATCACAACTACGACAAGCGCACGCGTGGCTACGACGTGCTGCGTCAGTTCCTCGGCAATGGTCTGCTGACGAGCGACGGCGACTTCTGGCGTCGCCAGCGTCGCATCGCCCAGCCCGCGTTCCATCGTCGTCGCATCGCGGGCTTCGCCGAGACCATGATCACCGACACGCTCGAGATGCTCGAGCACTGGCAGGACGCCGCCACGCTCGGTCGCTCGATCGACATGGCCCACGAGATGATGGCGCTGACCCTGCGCATCGTCGGCAAGACCCTGCTGTCGACCGACGTGGCCGATCGCGCCGACCAGGTCGGCAACGCGGTCACGGTGCTGAACGAGTGGGCCGACCGCGCGCTCGACAGCCTGCTGCCGATCGGCTTCCCCACGCTCGCGACCATGCGGGCACGCGAGTCGTCACGACGGCTCGATCGCGTGATCAACGACATCATCGCGCGACGACGCGCCGGAGAGCAGGCCGAGGATCTGTTGGGCATGTTGATGGAGGCGCGCGACGCCGAGACCGGCGAGGGCATGACCGACCGGCAGCTGCGCGACGAGGTCACCACGATGTTCCTCGCCGGCCACGAGACCACCGCCAATGCGCTCGCGTGGACCTTCTACGTGCTGTCGACCCACCCCGAGGTCGAGCGTCGCGTGCGGACCGAGCTCGACGAGGTGCTGGGTGGCCGGCCGCCGACGCTCGACGATCTGCCGTCGTTGCCGTTCCTCCTGCAGGTGTTGAAGGAGTCGATGCGGCTGTATCCCCCGGCCTGGATCATCGATCGACACGCGATCGGCGAGGACGAGGTGCTCGGCTACCGCGTTCGCAAGGACACGCTCGTGCTCATCTCGCCCTATGTGACGCACCGGCACCCCGCCTTCTGGCCCAACCCCGAGGGCTTCGACCCCGAGCGGTTCACGGCCGAGCGGGAGGAGGCGCGACCCCGCTACGCCTACTTCCCGTTCGGCGGCGGTCCCCGTCAGTGCATCGGCAACGGCTTCGCGATGATGGAGGCGCAGCTCATCGTGGCCTGCGTGCTCCAGCGATTCCGGCCGTGGTTGGTGCCGGGACACCCGGTGCGCCCAGAGCCGCTCATCACGCTGCGGCCACGCTTCGGCCTGCGGATGGGTCTGCAGGCGGTGCGGGGGCGCGCGCCCACGGGCGACCGGTGA
- a CDS encoding VCBS repeat-containing protein has translation MQKADARKTMQPRSMRRVVSCLAWGLACACAVPGCFRPDDALRGQPCTSDRSCGGLACEFGVCGGPTRCTAGAGVGDYCFVLQEASFDAGPAPATLTVALVDGDARPDLVIGGADGSLTLLRNDGAGGFAAPRTSSSLGAEVRDLTVGRVDGSGWADIVATTSTGGVWLVRTGPGDDGAGVFEVPVSIAEGLDEPLRPQIGAFVDDPAGRADVAVLVRGGIDVREQVDPQTFSKPNQDTFVARPTDIRAFGQTMDIVYVGSHDAAELETLARNPNGAFTPRMPIPTGAPAQRFLIEDLTDDKYADVLAAGSDGALWLSRGKSIQLDKAAKPVAVYDLGWSPSLLASGALDDDVDREIIVAGGPRADLADIYLFDNDGDGGLVYGGALGLGDAIASASADLDGDGVTELVAIDGADARVRVARRTVAPPTHGGETTGSVETTGVVSTTQGATSSQESTAGTLPPPPTTGVDTEGQECWFLLAERCLLPASVLAGLPVGGELLVEDLSGDGAADLVVALEGGFVGYNGIPAAFPLSFDAMSSFGDAVMTGVPAALAIRYGSEIQEGAPEGPSSNRLLIGHAGGVLQWQDGSVTSRAAAGVTALTTGYLYYGLDAFASMPVAYLDDAGLSVVDELGQGVADTVALEGRALAYAYESTTTLFVATDQGVQRFAIEGPGSGLEPLESLNVGVPIVDLAADPWSGILAYTDGTTLFASLYGQELPVFGGFTGGSEILFGDIDGDFLREVFVRTEQGGGVSVIYVFRLDENLEALNLSDQLIVASDWQVVLVPAQQYEPGRPDDLLVYLPDPEAPGFAVVVSMVAI, from the coding sequence ATGCAGAAGGCCGATGCGAGAAAGACCATGCAGCCTCGAAGTATGCGTCGGGTAGTTTCCTGCTTGGCTTGGGGGTTGGCGTGCGCGTGCGCAGTGCCCGGGTGCTTTCGGCCGGACGACGCGCTGCGCGGTCAGCCGTGCACCTCGGACCGCTCGTGTGGTGGGCTCGCTTGCGAGTTCGGCGTGTGCGGCGGACCGACCCGCTGCACCGCGGGCGCCGGGGTCGGGGACTACTGCTTCGTGCTGCAGGAGGCCAGCTTCGACGCGGGTCCGGCCCCCGCGACGCTGACGGTCGCGCTGGTCGACGGCGATGCCCGACCCGATCTCGTGATCGGCGGAGCGGACGGCTCGCTCACGCTGCTGCGCAACGACGGCGCTGGCGGCTTCGCGGCGCCGCGAACGTCGAGCTCGCTCGGCGCCGAGGTCCGCGACCTCACCGTGGGTCGCGTCGACGGCAGCGGCTGGGCGGACATCGTCGCGACGACCTCGACCGGCGGCGTGTGGCTGGTGCGAACCGGCCCGGGCGACGACGGTGCCGGGGTGTTCGAGGTGCCGGTGTCGATCGCCGAGGGCCTCGACGAGCCCCTGCGTCCGCAGATCGGCGCGTTCGTCGACGACCCCGCCGGCCGGGCCGATGTCGCCGTGCTCGTGCGCGGTGGCATCGACGTGCGCGAGCAGGTCGACCCGCAGACCTTCTCGAAGCCGAACCAGGACACCTTCGTGGCGAGGCCGACCGACATCCGCGCGTTCGGCCAGACCATGGACATCGTCTACGTCGGCTCCCACGACGCCGCCGAGCTCGAGACCCTCGCGCGCAATCCCAACGGCGCGTTCACGCCACGCATGCCGATCCCGACCGGCGCGCCCGCGCAGCGCTTCCTGATCGAAGACCTCACCGACGACAAGTACGCCGACGTGCTGGCGGCCGGCAGCGACGGGGCGCTGTGGTTGTCGCGCGGCAAGAGCATCCAGCTCGACAAGGCCGCCAAGCCGGTCGCGGTCTACGACCTCGGGTGGTCGCCGTCGTTGCTCGCCTCGGGCGCGCTGGACGACGACGTCGATCGCGAGATCATCGTCGCTGGTGGGCCGCGGGCCGACCTCGCGGACATCTACCTGTTCGACAACGACGGCGACGGAGGGCTCGTCTACGGCGGTGCGCTCGGGCTCGGCGACGCGATCGCCTCGGCGTCGGCGGATCTCGACGGCGACGGCGTGACCGAGCTCGTCGCCATCGACGGTGCCGACGCGCGCGTCCGCGTCGCGCGGCGCACGGTCGCGCCGCCGACCCACGGGGGCGAGACCACCGGCAGCGTCGAGACCACCGGCGTCGTGAGCACCACGCAGGGTGCCACCTCGTCGCAGGAGTCGACCGCGGGCACCCTGCCGCCGCCGCCGACCACCGGCGTCGACACCGAAGGCCAGGAGTGCTGGTTCTTGCTGGCCGAGCGCTGCCTGTTGCCGGCGTCGGTGCTCGCAGGTCTGCCGGTCGGCGGCGAGCTGCTCGTTGAAGATCTCTCGGGCGACGGCGCCGCCGATCTCGTCGTCGCGCTCGAGGGCGGGTTCGTCGGCTACAACGGCATCCCGGCCGCGTTCCCGCTCTCGTTCGATGCGATGTCGTCCTTCGGTGACGCGGTGATGACCGGTGTTCCCGCGGCGCTGGCCATCCGCTACGGCAGCGAGATCCAGGAGGGCGCTCCCGAGGGCCCCTCCTCGAACCGCCTGCTCATCGGCCACGCCGGCGGCGTGCTGCAGTGGCAGGACGGCAGCGTGACCTCGCGGGCGGCCGCCGGCGTCACCGCGTTGACCACCGGCTACCTCTACTACGGGCTCGATGCGTTCGCCTCGATGCCGGTGGCGTACCTCGACGACGCGGGCTTGAGCGTCGTCGACGAACTCGGGCAGGGCGTCGCCGACACCGTCGCGCTCGAAGGTCGTGCGCTCGCGTACGCGTACGAATCCACCACGACCCTGTTCGTCGCCACCGACCAGGGCGTGCAGCGCTTCGCGATCGAAGGCCCCGGCAGCGGTCTCGAACCGCTCGAGTCGCTGAACGTTGGGGTGCCCATCGTCGACCTCGCCGCGGATCCATGGTCGGGCATCCTCGCGTACACCGACGGCACGACGTTGTTCGCCTCGCTCTACGGGCAGGAGCTGCCCGTATTCGGCGGGTTCACCGGCGGCAGCGAGATCCTGTTCGGCGACATCGACGGTGATTTCCTCCGCGAGGTGTTCGTCCGCACAGAGCAGGGTGGCGGCGTCTCCGTCATCTACGTCTTTCGACTCGACGAGAACCTGGAGGCGCTGAACCTCAGCGATCAGCTGATCGTCGCGAGCGATTGGCAGGTGGTGCTGGTGCCGGCGCAGCAGTACGAGCCCGGTCGCCCCGACGACCTCTTGGTGTATCTGCCCGACCCCGAGGCGCCGGGTTTTGCGGTCGTCGTATCGATGGTGGCGATCTGA
- a CDS encoding TetR family transcriptional regulator — MSIATENVRKLPKQARAQATVEAILTATAEVLTEHGYEGATTNAIARRAGVSIGSLYQYFPHKEALVTALCDRHMQEMTALVVGEVAALRGLPLAHAIRALIRTLLRAHNVAPRLHRVLIEQVPRIAGFDRIAQVDRMIVELIRRELERRDEALRPADLELAGFILVHSVQAITHAAILDRPDALDDDALCEETAALVLRYLLADPQPQPV; from the coding sequence ATGAGCATCGCCACCGAGAACGTTCGCAAGCTACCCAAGCAGGCCCGCGCTCAGGCCACCGTCGAGGCGATTCTCACCGCCACCGCCGAGGTACTCACGGAGCACGGCTATGAGGGCGCGACGACCAATGCCATCGCGCGGCGGGCCGGTGTGAGCATCGGCTCGCTGTACCAGTACTTCCCGCACAAGGAGGCGCTGGTCACCGCGTTGTGTGACCGTCACATGCAGGAGATGACGGCGCTCGTGGTCGGCGAGGTCGCTGCGCTGCGCGGGCTGCCGCTGGCCCACGCGATTCGAGCGCTGATCCGCACGCTGCTGCGCGCACACAACGTCGCGCCGCGACTGCATCGTGTGCTCATCGAGCAGGTGCCGCGCATCGCCGGGTTCGATCGCATCGCGCAGGTCGATCGGATGATCGTCGAGCTCATCCGCCGCGAACTCGAGCGTCGCGACGAGGCGTTGCGCCCCGCGGATCTCGAGCTCGCCGGCTTCATCCTCGTGCACAGCGTGCAGGCAATCACCCACGCCGCGATCCTCGATCGCCCAGACGCGCTCGACGACGATGCGCTGTGCGAGGAGACCGCGGCGTTGGTGCTGCGCTACCTGCTGGCCGATCCGCAGCCGCAGCCGGTCTAG
- a CDS encoding CBS domain-containing protein, with translation MTTSPHTIGADQTMAHAHEVMRKFRIRHLPVLRAETLVGVLSDGDLHLVETLKDVDPAKVLVSEAMTEDVYRVPPDAPLDEVVKEMARHKYGSAVVVDHHHVVGVFTTVDACQAFAEMLHTTLA, from the coding sequence ATGACCACGTCGCCGCATACGATCGGCGCCGACCAGACGATGGCCCACGCCCACGAGGTGATGCGCAAGTTCCGGATCCGGCACCTCCCGGTGCTGCGCGCCGAGACCCTGGTCGGCGTGCTCTCCGACGGCGATCTCCACCTCGTGGAGACGCTGAAGGACGTCGACCCGGCCAAGGTACTCGTCTCCGAGGCGATGACCGAAGACGTCTACCGGGTGCCACCCGACGCTCCGCTCGACGAGGTCGTGAAGGAGATGGCCCGGCACAAGTACGGCTCGGCCGTGGTCGTCGATCATCACCACGTGGTCGGCGTCTTCACCACCGTCGATGCCTGCCAGGCGTTCGCAGAGATGCTGCACACCACGCTGGCGTAG
- a CDS encoding phosphodiester glycosidase family protein produces MSASWIDCCVAHIATIAGVETAAVLRAFAAPFPRGGPPAPPEPASPGSFEALERACAPIEPAQLIEDLSLDVDRAQAELFTRRLRAVDGFLDARPSAPARVLRVGLRMRLAGILRATRPHASRVRALADYYYSHGCRLAHHDADACSPSYANALAALQWRGVVPGLHHAVLDGRFAEGPTHVNLLQVDPRRIEVRALDCRTRVDAGESFAQTVAGEGAVAATSGGFFLYSEPDIAPPSRRHDPVGLLVRDGVVAAPPVFARGALVIDRDGGVAIERVGLDGCVLQGHRGWQLRVEGAVNRAHAEVGPARRCMAIVGDHVVAVGIAPQVPLNGAVIPIGDVDVRIGDRVSCTLPPRSVAVATAMAGGPMLGDAGHPAVLTELRREDFWGTAPPVTFSQDETGDQNLLPRMVVGTRAASLIFAAVDGRNFERALGMTLAGAGALLLALGCERVLNLDGGSSKRMVLEGRTLDLPSTEVVGEGATDPAIRPVYTALCMHRR; encoded by the coding sequence GTGAGCGCGAGCTGGATCGACTGCTGCGTCGCGCACATCGCCACCATCGCGGGAGTCGAGACCGCGGCTGTCCTGCGCGCCTTCGCAGCGCCGTTCCCCCGCGGTGGTCCACCGGCGCCGCCCGAGCCGGCCTCACCCGGGAGCTTCGAAGCGCTCGAGCGTGCGTGCGCGCCGATCGAGCCGGCGCAGTTGATCGAGGATCTCTCGCTCGACGTCGATCGGGCGCAGGCCGAGCTGTTCACCCGACGCCTACGCGCGGTCGACGGTTTCCTCGACGCCCGCCCGAGCGCCCCCGCTCGGGTGCTGCGCGTGGGCTTGCGCATGCGCTTGGCGGGCATTCTCCGCGCGACGCGACCCCACGCGTCGCGGGTGCGCGCGCTCGCGGACTACTACTACAGCCACGGCTGTCGGCTCGCCCACCACGACGCCGACGCGTGCTCGCCGTCGTATGCGAACGCCCTCGCGGCGCTGCAGTGGCGCGGGGTGGTTCCGGGCCTGCACCACGCGGTGCTCGACGGCCGCTTCGCCGAGGGTCCGACGCACGTGAACCTGCTGCAGGTCGATCCACGCCGCATCGAGGTCCGCGCGCTGGACTGCCGCACACGCGTGGACGCCGGCGAGTCGTTCGCGCAGACGGTCGCCGGCGAAGGTGCCGTGGCAGCGACCTCCGGCGGGTTCTTCCTCTACTCCGAACCCGACATCGCGCCGCCGTCGCGTCGTCACGATCCGGTGGGCTTGTTGGTGCGCGATGGCGTGGTCGCGGCGCCCCCGGTGTTCGCCCGTGGCGCACTCGTGATCGATCGCGACGGTGGGGTCGCGATCGAGCGTGTCGGTCTCGACGGCTGCGTCCTGCAGGGGCACCGTGGCTGGCAGCTGCGGGTCGAGGGCGCGGTCAACCGCGCGCACGCCGAGGTCGGTCCGGCGCGCCGCTGCATGGCCATCGTCGGCGACCACGTGGTCGCCGTCGGCATCGCCCCGCAGGTTCCGCTCAACGGCGCGGTGATCCCCATCGGCGACGTCGACGTGCGCATCGGTGATCGCGTCTCGTGCACATTGCCCCCGCGATCGGTCGCGGTGGCGACCGCGATGGCCGGCGGGCCGATGCTCGGCGACGCCGGCCATCCCGCCGTCCTGACGGAGCTGCGCCGCGAGGACTTCTGGGGCACGGCACCGCCGGTGACCTTCTCGCAGGACGAGACCGGCGATCAGAACCTGCTCCCGCGCATGGTGGTGGGCACGCGAGCGGCGTCGCTGATCTTCGCGGCCGTCGACGGCCGCAACTTCGAGCGGGCCCTGGGCATGACGCTCGCGGGCGCCGGCGCGCTGCTGCTCGCGCTCGGCTGCGAGCGCGTGCTCAACCTCGACGGCGGCTCGTCGAAGCGCATGGTGCTCGAGGGTCGGACGCTCGATCTGCCGAGCACCGAGGTGGTCGGCGAGGGCGCGACCGATCCAGCGATCCGGCCGGTCTACACCGCCTTGTGCATGCACCGGCGTTGA